The stretch of DNA CGAAGACATCTGGCAGTCGGCGTTTGTCAGTTCCTATTGGAGGAATGGTCCGGTGCTGAACAATGCCCTGAGTGGTGTCGATATGGCGCTGTGGGATATCCTGGGAAAAGTCGCCGGAGTGCCCGTCTATCAACTGTTGGGAGGCAAATGCCGCACAGCTGTCGATACGTATCGGCATGCCTCGGGCAGTGATTTCCAAGAAGTCGAAGACCAAGTCCGCGGATTTCTACAGGCGGGTTACCGCCATGTGCGGGCGCAGGTCGCGATTCCCGGTATGGGGACCTATGGCAGTGGAGAGACAACGGGCGCGGGAGATGTTCCTGAAAATCGCCGCACCGAAATCTGGGAACCACGCCCCTACGTTCGGGCGATTCCGCGATTGTTTGAGCATCTGCGAAATCAACTAGGCGACGAAGTGGAATTGATTCACGACGTGCACGAACGTGTGCCGCCGACTTTGGCGATGGGACTGGCCAAAGATTTGGAGCAACTTCGTTTGTTCTATCTGGAGGATCCGTTTAGTCCGGAGGATGCGAGTTATTTTTCGCAGTTGCGGCAACAAACCAGCACGCCGCTAGCCATGGGTGAGTTGTTCAATAATCCGCATGAATGGATGCCGTTGGTGAGCGGGAGACTGATTGATTTTATTCGCGTGCATATTTCGCAAATCGGGGGACTGACCCCCGCTCGCAAAATGACCGCCATGTGTGAGTTGTTTGGCGTGCGGACCGCTTGGCATGGACCAGGGGATGTCTCGCCGGTGGGGCATGCGGCCAATATTCACCTGGATTTGGCTGTCCCGAATTTTGGCATTCAAGAAGCCCACGCATTCAACCAAGCCGAA from Symmachiella dynata encodes:
- a CDS encoding enolase C-terminal domain-like protein, whose protein sequence is MPLKITEVKTILTAPAGIRLVVVKVLTDQPGLYGLGCATFTQRARVVQTAVDEYLRPFLLGKNPLDIEDIWQSAFVSSYWRNGPVLNNALSGVDMALWDILGKVAGVPVYQLLGGKCRTAVDTYRHASGSDFQEVEDQVRGFLQAGYRHVRAQVAIPGMGTYGSGETTGAGDVPENRRTEIWEPRPYVRAIPRLFEHLRNQLGDEVELIHDVHERVPPTLAMGLAKDLEQLRLFYLEDPFSPEDASYFSQLRQQTSTPLAMGELFNNPHEWMPLVSGRLIDFIRVHISQIGGLTPARKMTAMCELFGVRTAWHGPGDVSPVGHAANIHLDLAVPNFGIQEAHAFNQAEQDVFPGCPELRDGYYHVNDRPGLGIDLDETLAAKFPITGAPPFDMFWGNYRRADGTIVKP